A window of Hyperolius riggenbachi isolate aHypRig1 chromosome 1, aHypRig1.pri, whole genome shotgun sequence contains these coding sequences:
- the SELENOP gene encoding selenoprotein P, giving the protein MWKGFALALALCLLPWGGAESQGHQCKKPPDWKIGNVNPMQDTLGSVTVVALLQADUYLCLIQASSLEDLRQKLKNERYTDVSFLVVNNQAERSRLKYHELRSRISAHIPVYQQEEGQPDVWTLLHGKKDEFFVYDRCGRLVQHIQLPYSFLQFSYVEEAIKSAYCEHTCGECGHQIPDVCKKTEETPTKDKVEEEAVETHRHPHHHHHHHHGHHRHGHHHHHHGKDGAGEDRVAEHHGQGEKVGGASNGEIVITPHKLUKKAKRUKKQYLUDWEEESGKAISSCHUHCRQLSFETAQNGVTUQCSGALPASCRUQKLLSDTPSESCQ; this is encoded by the exons ATGTGGAAGGGCTTTGCTCTTGCCCTGGCTCTCTGTCTTCTCCcgtggggaggggcagagagccaGGGTCACCAATGTAAGAAGCCACCAGACTGGAAAATAGGAAACGTGAATCCCATGCAGGACACGCTGGGCTCGGTCACAGTTGTGGCACTTCTTCAAGCAGACTGATACCTGTGCCTGATCCAGGCTTCCAG TTTGGAAGACCTGCGGCAGAAGCTGAAGAATGAACGCTACACAGATGTGTCCTTCCTGGTAGTAAACAACCAAGCGGAACGCTCCCGCCTGAAGTACCACGAGCTGAGGTCCCGGATCTCTGCCCACATTCCTGTGTACCAGCAAGAGGAGGGGCAGCCGGACGTCTGGACACTCCTGCACGGAAAGAAGGACGAATTCTTTGTTTACGACAG GTGTGGACGActggtccagcacatccagcttccctactcattCTTACAGTTCAGTTATGTTGAAGAGGCAATAAAGTCGGCTTACTGTGAACATACCTGCGGGGAGTGTGGACACCAG ATTCCAGATGTGTGCAAGAAAACTGAAGAAACCCCAACAAAAGATAAGGTTGAGGAAGAAGCAGTGGAAACTCACAGACAtccccatcatcatcatcatcatcatcatggtcATCACAGGCATGGCCACCATCACCACCATCATGGAAAagatggagctggagaagacAGGGTAGCTGAGCATCATGGGCAGGGTGAAAAGGTGGGAGGTGCATCCAATGGAGAGATTGTGATTACCCCACACAAACTCTGAAAAAAGGCTAAGAGGTGAAAAAAGCAGTATCTCTGAGATTGGGAGGAGGAGTCAGGAAAGGCCATCAGCAGCTGTCACTGACACTGCAGACAGCTGTCTTTTGAGACAGCACAGAATGGAGTCACTTGACAGTGCAGTGGGGCTCTCCCAGCCTCCTGCAGGTGACAAAAATTGCTCTCAGACACCCCCTCAGAGTCCTGTCAGTGA